AAGGATCTCATTTGCTACTCCATGACCTCCATTCTTACTCAACTTCCTttgccctaattataatttatgagaataaatatataaatttgatgacttaaaatatattttaaattaattttatcaaataacttaaaaataaaaattaaataataagttttaagttaataacttaattataatttaatttaaagtcaacttaagtcattaagtaataagtattaagctTTATCAAACATTCCctaaggttatatttgattcttgaaaagtttgagggaaaatgtaagggaaagaaaatagagaagaaaagtaaaaggaaagagaaagagaaagtgaaggaaaataaaaaatagatttaaaataaataaataatttttatatactatttcaaacttttttttattatttatttaactcttctatataaagattaaataatttaaaaatatacaaatatcttaataattttaattatatttaactttcttttgtatttttataagaaaattaaatatgagaaaattattttcttcaacattttttttctttccctaatattttctaagaaccaaacatagcctaagtcCTTGCCTAAAGTATGGAATGTCTTTGGCTCAAaatcatataatatatttacttataataattttaaaatatataatcaattttagggttataaatttatttaaaagagtaaataaaatatattgatGGTGATTACTTCTTGGTGATCACCATAAAATGCAATTATAGagttcaaatatatataaaaaatatgaataaattttataaaattcaataacatatataaaagatattgaaggTCTATAATCTTATGAAGATCAATTATAAACTTATAAAATgtgttgaaaatttgaaatttgttacaCATGTGGGCTGAATGTTGAATCAATGCAAGTCTAAAGCTTGAGAACTTAGGCCCAATTCCATGGTGACTGCACCATGGAATTGGGCTCCAAGGGCTGGACAAGCCCAATTCCATGGTGCAGTgaccttttctttctttcttttttaattttgaaaacatagCGTGTTGAGCCTCGAGAAGCCCAGGTCCAATTAGTAGCTGAAATGAAAATAAGACACACgtctaaaaaaatgtttttttttcttgttcttttatatatatatatatatatatatatatatatatatatatattgaaacatgaaaaaaaatgacatttttaatattttccaaaatgatCCATTCTATTTTCTAActttagaaaaagaaagaaagaaagaaacatgtctaatttgaaatggtatgaaactaacaaaagaaaatttgaaatagtaTAAATCGttgtcaaaatttttaaaaactttatttatttattattattttttagtaaatttgCTCTCACACGccatataaatttttaagtaaCCCTTTCGTGTAAGGTCAAGGGTCAGTTGCTTTTACAAACAAGTTTGAAACAAGAAATTTAAGAAGTTGATATTTTTTCTAAACGGATTAGATATCCATCacttttcatatgaaaaattttcaaatgatgagaaaaaagTTGACAAAAATTTTAGAAGTGAAAAACTaggaaaagtaaattaaaattggGGACCATGTAATTGaatattcaacaaaatttttttaaaaaaaaacaaacaaagaatgagATCCAACATTTGACTATATGAAATAGGAAAGGAGGCATGAGGCATGCGTCTCTCACTACATCAAGGTGTGAACATGACCCAAGCTAGAGTATCTGCATACCTCATTATATCTATTCACCCAAGGCACCACCACACCTCGTGTGGAAAGAATCAAAGCCACGCACCCAACACACTacactttgttttttctttcaaacaaaTCTTTGTGCCAATGCCCATCTGGCTAGGTTTCCTCCTTTGGTGATTGTGTGCTATAATGGATATGGTATAGTGACACCCATGAACATAAACTTTTCatgaaatttacacaaaattatAAGGATGTTAATTTAGAttgttaaataaatattcaaaaaaaaaaaaagatacaaaaataaatgttaGACTAAGTTTGTTGTCATAGATAGTAAGTTATTGAAATGTTACTTTTGGATACCATGATATGATCCAAAATTATATTGAGCAAATTGGTGATAAATTAAGATGGGATAAGTGATAAGAAACACTTGATATGATTCaaaaacccgaaaaattatACATAGTTCTTTTGGTTTAAAGATGGATTTGATTTTTGGGACCTTATGCTCAACACGAAATTATATTGGCTTCTATATGAGATTTAAATTTaggatatttaaattttaagtgacgataaaaatgaaatagaataaTTCAGAATCTAAATGAACAAATTCAGGCTGGAAAAGGGTCTAAAAACTTAAGCTCATGTGAACCAACAAAGAATATGAAgctatcaaattaaaattatcaacCTATGCCAacatcaaatttgttttttcatcaAACCCTCTTTGACACATGTTGCTATTTGAATCCCATTGCATGGAGCTCCATGCCTTGGTTGACCTCTAAATCagcttctttcttttctttttcttcttttttttcttccctttttcagGTGATGAACatcaatattaaaataattgcatattaaaaaaagaaaaattctaatCACTTGAACTTACATCTATAAATAGTGGAAAAGCCTTCTCATGGCCAACACACAACCTCCTCACGCAACTTATATACCTAGTCTCTGTTCAAACCATGGCTTCTCTGCAGCAATCTTCCCTCAAAACCAATGTCTCCACTGAGCTTCTCATAGCTCGCATTGTACAAATCCATGCCAACATCTGCAAGCTTGAGTCCCTGAGGCCTTCAAAGCAAGTCAACAGCCTCTTCACCCACCTTGTGAAGCTCTGCACCCCTCCATCATCCATAGACATCACAGCCTTACCAGAAGAAATTCAGCTGATTCGCCAAAGCCTCATAACTCTCTGTGGCAGAGCTGAAGGCCTACTTGAGCTTGAGTTCTCAACTTTCCTCACAAATGTCCCCCAAGCCCTCAACAATCTCAACCTGTTTCCATACTATGGGAATTATGTTAAGCTGGCCAACTTGGAGTACAGAATTCTTAGTGACAATGGGGTTGTGCAGCCCAAGAAGGTGGCCTTCATTGGCTCTGGTCCACTGCCTCTTACCACCCTTATAATGGCCACACATCACATGAAATCCACCTGTTTCGACAACTTTGATATGGATGAATCAGCTAACGCTGTGGCTCGCCAATTGGTAGCCTCTGATGCTGAGCTGCAGAGGCGCGTGAAGTTTGAGACTCGCGATATAATGGAAGTTAGGGACAAGCTTGGGGAGTATGACTGCATCTTTTTGGCAGCACTGGTGGGGATGAGTAAGGAGGAGAAGGTTAAGATTCTTGGGCATGTGAGGAAGTATATGAAGGAAGGGGGAACTCTACTTGTGAGAAGCGCGAAAGGGGCTAGAGCTTTCCTGTACCCTGTGGTTGAGGAGGAGGACTTGCTTGGATTTGAGGTTCTCACCATTTTCCATCCTACTAATGAAGTCATCAATTCAGTTGTTCTCGCTCGCAAGCCTATCGATTAATTCAGATAAGCAAAAATCTGCTTCCTTCTCTGCTAGTTTTTTCGGTTAACTATGTGTCTACGCTTATGTTTTTTGTGTTGTGAACTCCTCCTTTCTCTCTAGTTTTCTGGTTTTCAAGTAACATGTACTCTTTAAGGTCTGTTTTGTACCAGTACCATCTATGAGTCCTGCTTTGAATTCAACATTTAGTAGTTTCTGGACCGGGTTTCATTGAATGGCATACTATCATTTCGCAAGTTCTGATAAAATGAAAGCAAGCAAAATGAAAGAGACTGAACATGAAATGATCCTCACTGATCCATTGGCTATGACAATCTCTACAATAAACAGAGTGTTCCACtgaatctaataaaaaattctatctAATCTTTAATTCAAATCAGCAGCTAGCTCTGTATCACTATTAACAAGGGATTTATCCCCACTTGAATAATAATCAGCAAATCAGCCTTGTATGGTGTGATTAGTTGTAAGGCAGCTTCAAGGAAAAGGCAAGGGCTTGATCACAAATTAGGCGGGGCCGTTGTAGTTAAACTGCAATATAAAAGTACTCAGATCAAGGAGAGATCCTTATGTATAACAGATCATTAAAGAACTATTGCAAAACACTGTTGTCTGCAACTAGCTGAGGAATGTGGTTCTTAACAAGACTTTGTTATACCTGTTTCACCATTGCGCTAAGGTCATCATCCATGGACCTACAACTGTTGAGATGGATGCTACTCTCTGTGTCTAAATTCTCCTGACAATGCTGCATAAATATCTGGCTATTTACGTTTAAGCTCTCCATGTTTGGACCTTGTATGTTGAGTGGACACCCTGCTGTTGTTTGCCCCCGATTGAAGTTAACCAGGCCTCCCTCATGTTGAACTGAAACAACAAACCAATGATTCAGTTGCAAGAAATCTGAACAGCTAGTTTCTCATCTGCAGATGACATTCATATTGGGAAAATTGAAGGATCTCATGAAGTTACCTAGAGAGAAATTTGGATTGACAGTCTCCATTCCAGTTGAAGCATCTGGTAGTGTTTGATAAGGTGAAGGAGAGAAATCAGCGAATGCGAAAGAGGGCTCGGGAAATGGCAAAGGGCAAGGCTCAGAGCTGGTGCTATAATTAGGAAATTGCGGAGAAACATCCATGGAGCCATCAGGCAGCTGTTGTCCTGGAAAACAGGTCTTAACCTTTGGCCCACTGAACTGTGGCAGAGGACAAGGTGGTCTTCCCGGCCACGCTGGAGCTGAGAGGAGCCCTCCAAGCCCAGGCAAATGCATCCTTGAAGACACAGCCAATTGAGGAGATTGCAGGCACTGCTGGAACAACATATCTTGATTCTCCACAGGTTGCAGGAGGGGCTTTGCATACATAAGGGAAGAGCTAGGTGTATAAGGCTTCTCAGCTTTAGTATCACCATTTACTTCCCATCTGCTATCCGGGTTTCTTGAACCATAGCCTTGGCTTTCAGAAAAGATGGCAGCATGTGATGGGCGCCGGCCCCTTCTACTCGGATCAAGGTTACTATTATCCATTTGTTGGCTCACTTTAGCGCAATTCTTCCTCAGCATTTTTCTGTACTTCTACATGAGCCAAATCGCAGATTAGATTAGACTATATGTATGCGAATAAAACCCGAATAATGGAGGACGAATACTGAAGTTGAATTCACCTGTAGATGGCTAGCAACATTCTCCCTACTAAGCCCTGGCTCGTTCATGATTTCAAGTATTTTCTTTGGAACCGCCTCTGCAGATACAAAAGGCATGTAAGATTGAGTTAGACCTAAACCACATTACGAGAAACGACTACTTTTTAAATCAAACACCTACTATCTGCTGTTTCCAGCTGGTGAATGGCGTTGAGAAATTTGATATGGAGCTCAGACGTCCAATTAAGCCGCTGTTTCTTCCGGACAGATCCATCTTCAAAAGAATGTTCCTTGGGatgatcttcttcttcttcttcttcttctcctcctcctttCTCCTTGCTTTTCTCCATCTCCATAGCTTTTTCCTCCTTGACGCCAGGCTTACCGGAATCAAACAAATTTTTCCTTACAACATGCTGCCATATGTTCTTGATCTCCAACACCCTCACAGGCTTCAGCAGATAGTCCCGGGCGCCATGCCTTATCCCCTTCAAGACCGTGCTTCTGTCGTCGTTCACAGACGTCACTGCAACTCAAAATAATCACCATATCTGAATCAATCCATGGTCGGAGAATCATCATCAAGAAACAGATGATCATTAATGGCCGGTTTCTAAGGTTACTTACTGATTACTGGTATGTCCATTTCGAGTCCTATGATCTTCAGAAGCGTGAATCCGTCCATGTCCGGCATCTTCACGTCGGTGATCACAATATCGAAATTTTCTCGGTTCTCCCTCAACATCTCCAGAGCTTCACAAGCCTTCGTTGTAGCAGTAACTGCATCAACCcagttcaatttttttcacaagAATTAAACATATCAAGACAATATCCAaccatgaatttttccataagTTCTTACAGAATCTAACCATGAATTTAAGGGGTTTCTTGAAACAACTCGTTCTTGAATATAAGATCAAGGGTTTTATATATCGATCAAGAAAGCATCAGAAACTGACCTTTGTACCGACATTGCTCAAGCAAAGTTACGAGGATTTTCAGACAAACTATATTGTCATCAACCGCCAGGACCCTCAAGCCATCCGGAAACTGGGTTCCATCAGGACTCGGGGTTTCATAATCGTCCGACATATCAAGTCCAAAAACTTGCAGATTCCAAAAGCTTCTTGAAAGTTGACgagattttcttgtttttttctcgGGAGAATCTAGGAGAATAtgggaaaggaaataaaagttATGTGAAAGTCATCTGGATTTAAAAAGGGAAGAGAATTAAGTAATGTGTGAAATATTCCTAGAATCATGAGAAAGAGACAATAAATGGAAACTAACAACAATGCCAAAACGGCAGTTACCTTTTAGCATTTTCCAGGTCtaaattactttctttttaatttttttttaataataataataataattattattattattaagtccAGTGTACTGAAAGGTACGCCCCGacaatttctattttaaaatcacaattattaattatagttttaagatgaaacaaaattttaaaataacaaaataaaagtaaaaaaaattagataggTAAATATCTTGAGAAGTAACCTAGAtgtaggatttttattttattttatttatttatttttataaaaaaaggattattaatttgtattttacATGTTCCTAATATAGATTTttccatattattattattattattaactggAAAATAGGATTAATTTAAAAGAGATGCCATGAACTCATGTGCTActaataatttctttattacagcaagtaaatatatttatgaactgaattttataattaatatatgaaaGGTTTAGAATTATTATTGCATGGTGCAAGACCATCTTAAATGCAATGattgaataaagaaaatattagggATAGTTTAAGtgttataattttgtttttgttattagtTATAGTGGGTCatcttaattaaattattttcttatttttgttatgaaattAATGATATTTAGTTATAAAGTAAAATTAGATAAGTTGTGTAATAAAGTGAAATTGAGGATAAAATCTTTTATTGGTTTAGTAAATTgcataaaatttgttattattaattttttaaaatatgaaagtttaaaaaatattttcaaatttatgataaaataaaaaaatcaaattaaaagttaaaCTAAAATTGactttgatgttttaaatttagaaatagcttttaaacttcttcttctttaatataaattttaaatattttaacaaatatatttatgtcataaaataaaagaatgagaaaatcaaagaaaagaagagagaataaacataaatactaaaaaaaagtgGAATAAAAGAAAACGgaatgaattttcattagagatcTTCCCTCTTATAGGGAGTCACAAAGAAATATACATTATTACAAATGATCATAAGAGTATGCCTTATTAAAACTTTACTAGGAAAAACCATATGGAAAAAATtttagtgaaggaaaaagagtataatattcttttggacTACTGCAATTGTCTCGTTAAAAACCCTGTTAGTAAAACCCAATGGGACAAATCCTAGATGAAGGGAAAAAGAATATAGTGTAATGATTTTCTTATCAATTAGCTTCCCCTttgacatgattatattttctttaatagcTCAACATAAAGATTTTTGAGTCGACGTATTCCAATCAGCTTCTTGAGTATTGTAATTGATAATgcctttgtgaataaatctactAAATAGTCACTTGATCTTACTCATTAAACAACAATTTTCATTATTCTTTTGGAGttgatgaatataaaaaaacttggGTGATATATGCTTAATTTTATCACCTTTAATGCATCATTCTTTAATCTATGCAATGCATGTaacattatcttcatataaCTTGGTAATATTACCTTTGATGGAGTGTAGTGCACATGTTTCCATTGTTCGCTTAATTGATATTCATAATATTGTGGCTTCaacttaaattaataataataagactATTTTGCCCAAAACAACAAACTcactgagagagagagagagagagagagagagagagagagagagagattagagTGGAGGATGTATGAATCCCCACTGAGGATCCCCAGGAAATCGAAGTCGATTTCATTATGGGTTGGCCCTTGTGAAGATAACTGCAATTAATTACACACATACATGAATGAGAACTACATACTAATAAGGAGAACAAGTAATATGAAAAAAGACAGGCTTACATAATAGGCAGTGACAGTGCCAGCAGAATTTCCAGGAACAGGTTTGAGCTTCATGTCAATCTTCCCAAACAGATGCTCATTCTTGGACTGGAAACCAGATCCAGATGTCTTGTCAAGGGAAAGAGTGAGTAGCTCTCCATTGTTGAGTATCTTAGCACGCCCATTCTCCCAAGTGATGTCAAAGTCTTGGTTGAAGTTACCTGCTGTGGCAGCCATTAAGAAGCTCACTGCTACAGAGATTAGCAGGGCCATTGAGGGATATGCTGTATGGTTGGTAGGAGGTGTTTGAAGATAAGAGTTTGATTTCAGTGAATTAAAATTGATCTCTCTCAGCTCACATTTATTCTAATGGTGGAGAGAGAGGGGTTACTGTCGGGATGGTTCGAAGTTAGAGAGCCAAAAAATGAGTTGCATACAGCTGGCAGTGGCATAAGTACTCATAATAATTAATACAACCAAAATTGCCTTaagtgatatttttaaaatcatcacAATAACGTGGTAATATGGTATCGCAATCCAAAAGTACTCAGCAAATATCCTTGCTTTTAACTTCTGCCGCGCCCCTTAACCAGGTCTGGAGTCCTTTCCAGTATATCAAAGTAGTTAAAAGCTCACAAAAGCTTATCCTGATCATTTGACGTTGATCATTACTTGATtccaatcattttctttttactgTAGTAAAGCCTTTGGCTTAAGATCCAGACCACAAAAAGGGCATTTCAGTGTAAAAATGTGCTGGACCACTGCTTCTTTCGGCCATTTTTCCTAGTGTGAAGGATTCTAATCTCCTGAATGCCAAAAAACAGGGAGAGAGACAAATAGCACCTGCCCAAGCCACCATCATTGCCAGTTGGTAGTTCCAAGTGCATCAGTCAGACAACAAACAAACACTGATAGCACAAGCCGAGTTACAGCCCGAAAAAGGCATGTGATTCTCATGGCTTCAAATGCAGTTTACTTATTATTTGCTATGGGTTAAGagcaagaaaagagagaaaaatgccAGACAT
Above is a window of Vitis vinifera cultivar Pinot Noir 40024 chromosome 11, ASM3070453v1 DNA encoding:
- the LOC104880800 gene encoding xyloglucan endotransglucosylase protein 1, with protein sequence MALLISVAVSFLMAATAGNFNQDFDITWENGRAKILNNGELLTLSLDKTSGSGFQSKNEHLFGKIDMKLKPVPGNSAGTVTAYYLSSQGPTHNEIDFDFLGILSGDSYILHSNLSLSLSLSLSLSLSVSLLFWAK
- the LOC100244492 gene encoding nicotianamine synthase, giving the protein MASLQQSSLKTNVSTELLIARIVQIHANICKLESLRPSKQVNSLFTHLVKLCTPPSSIDITALPEEIQLIRQSLITLCGRAEGLLELEFSTFLTNVPQALNNLNLFPYYGNYVKLANLEYRILSDNGVVQPKKVAFIGSGPLPLTTLIMATHHMKSTCFDNFDMDESANAVARQLVASDAELQRRVKFETRDIMEVRDKLGEYDCIFLAALVGMSKEEKVKILGHVRKYMKEGGTLLVRSAKGARAFLYPVVEEEDLLGFEVLTIFHPTNEVINSVVLARKPID
- the LOC100266808 gene encoding two-component response regulator ORR22-like codes for the protein MSDDYETPSPDGTQFPDGLRVLAVDDNIVCLKILVTLLEQCRYKVTATTKACEALEMLRENRENFDIVITDVKMPDMDGFTLLKIIGLEMDIPVIMTSVNDDRSTVLKGIRHGARDYLLKPVRVLEIKNIWQHVVRKNLFDSGKPGVKEEKAMEMEKSKEKGGGEEEEEEEDHPKEHSFEDGSVRKKQRLNWTSELHIKFLNAIHQLETADKAVPKKILEIMNEPGLSRENVASHLQKYRKMLRKNCAKVSQQMDNSNLDPSRRGRRPSHAAIFSESQGYGSRNPDSRWEVNGDTKAEKPYTPSSSLMYAKPLLQPVENQDMLFQQCLQSPQLAVSSRMHLPGLGGLLSAPAWPGRPPCPLPQFSGPKVKTCFPGQQLPDGSMDVSPQFPNYSTSSEPCPLPFPEPSFAFADFSPSPYQTLPDASTGMETVNPNFSLVQHEGGLVNFNRGQTTAGCPLNIQGPNMESLNVNSQIFMQHCQENLDTESSIHLNSCRSMDDDLSAMVKQFNYNGPA